The Kryptolebias marmoratus isolate JLee-2015 linkage group LG1, ASM164957v2, whole genome shotgun sequence sequence TAACTGATGCTGACTTTGTCCCTGATCAGAACCATGGGCAACACCATCATGGTTTCCATGATGAGTACCATGGTTGTGATCATGGCCCTGACCAAAGCCACGTGGATGATGGCCATGACCATGATGGCCATGGCCATGATGACGTTGATGTCCCTGACCATGATGACGACCGTGACCATGTTCGGTGTTGTCCCCTACAGGTGGGATAGCATCTGCATTCGGCTGCACAGCTGCATTTGTGCACTCCTCTGCAGGTTCGGcattctgtaagaaaaaaaagacagccacgggaggtttaatttttttattaaacatgttgCCAACACTTGATCTGATGAATGATGCATGTTAGAATCAGTAAATATTGCACCAAGGTTGCACGGTCTATACCTCATGTGAGCAGTCTCCACATATGCGATTGCAGTAGGTGTCTTTGATTGCACGCTCAATGTGTCCGTGTCCAATGATGGAATATGGAAGTGAAATGTGGTGAGTGAGACGGCCGCATCTGATGGCAAAGAGGCGGAAAAGCATTTGAAGATTAGGTATAAATCTGACAAATGAAAAGGTCAGAGTGGCAGTTATTTATCTGCCCTTGCAAAGTGTGACTGCAACGCCATAACAAACCTGTCATAAATGAGAAAgtcatctttttttccattcagtGTCTGCCAAACACGAGGCTGTTGCTCGCTCTGTTTGTGGAGTAAGATGTTCTCTGAAAGTCTCTGTGCCAGCAGTGGGTGGAGTCGCTCTGCTTCCCCACCCTGGTCGTTTACGACCATGTAGACCACATCCTTCAGACCCTGACTTTCTATCTTCTGGCGCAGGCCATCCATTCTGTTCAGAAAAGGTacacaaaaaaactgtgtgGTTGAAGCAAAATTATCACCAGTGTTTGATGTGTTGTTAACAGGATACGTTACTTTGATAGTGAACTCTTACCTGGAAAGGATTAGACTAGACTAGACAAGTTGCTGCTTACTTGGCAGGTTTCGCAGAATCATTAATGAAACTCAACTGTCACTTTTTGATAAACAAATAGGAAGGGCTTTGCTTCACTGAAGATGTTTCAACACGTAGTTCATGCAttgtatctttatttttacttgaacaaaaaaaagaagtgcagaAAAAGAGGCCAAAGCAAACTGTCTCATACCTGGAGGCCTGCACCAAGCAGAACAGTCAGCTGGCCTGTAAAAGGGCCACCACCGTCACTCGGCCCATTGACCCCTTCATCGGCTCCACCGCCTCTATGGCCCAGGCAGGTGGCAGCTGACACCGAGGCCCACCTCCCTCACTCTCTGCACCACCCCCGTGGAGCAGGCAGAGAGTGAGGAGCAGGCCGAGGCGCGCCCACATCGCTGTGGCGCCTCCCTACTGCCCCAGTCTGCACAGCAGAAAGAGGAATGGAGGGTGGGAAAGGGGGGTGAAGTAGGGGAACAGAAAGcagaaggtgaaaaaaaaaaaaacaggaacaaaagtgTCAGATACAGCTTACTGTTTCAACACCCTCTGATTTGCTCTGGGTATCAGttcaacatttaacaaaagTGCTCAATAGACTTGCACATAGTGGtgtcttcttttaaattttatatgtGTCAGCAAAGTCTCCAAACAAGTTTAAGAAACAGCACTATAGTTGAAAATGAAGATTAAGTGTTTGAAGCAAATGTCTTGATTTTCTTACTTTATTATATGCATGAAGAGAAGCAAAGTTTAATAATTCAGAAATCATTTGGTGGCTCAAAGGAGTGGATAAACAAATACAATGcatgaaaaaaagagcatttctgCAACACAAATTTACTGCATTATAAAATCCACTGACAGTCTTCTATTAACATGTATCATAAATTTAGGTTGAATGttaccttttgtgtttttgtgagaaTATCTGCAACTTAccctttgtaaaaaaaaaacacgttccTTTCTCTGTCGAGCTCTGCTTCGATCCAGCTCCTCGAACAAAAACAAGCCTCTTCCTCAACTGCTCCCCCCTTTTATagtcctgttgtttttctgtctggatGGAGGGCAAAGTTCAGTCACAGCTCTATGCTGATGCCAACACTTTTGTGAAGTTAAAAAGTCATAGTGCATGAAATCTGCAAGTTAATATGTCcaacaggaaacattttttttttttgcttcagctgacatttcttaaaaaacaagtcCAGAGGGGCCATAAGTGAGGGGAGGAAAAGTTGCTTCTGCATTCACTTACTAACGCATGTCAGCTTCAGAGGCAATGAAAGCATTTACAATGTAATATAAATTGTctgcttttgcattttgtgaaagtaaaagacataaaatagATGTCAAAgtacaaagataaaaactgcGCAATCCTGTTtggaggagaaggaaaaagtACAGAGGGCGGGACTCTGGATTGTGTCCAGCAAGTCTTTGCAAGCCTACATAAACACAGCAAGAAGGGACTAAGCAGAGGCAGTGATTAAGCAATCTCAGAAAAAGATCTTCCAATTGAACATTTACAGAAGGGTAAAGAAAGATTACTTTGTGATATTGAATACAGATGACAAGAAGCAATAAAATGGTCAGGTTAAAATAGAGTGAAGATAAACACTTGAATTTTTATAAAGCCTCATTGTGCAGGTTTATGTCAGGGTTCAGTGTCTGAGTACTGCAGCATAAATGGGTGTGAAACAGTAATCTGGGTGACACTGAAAGATAAGATTATGTAAGCTAGCTGTGAAGAGCCTTATTGTACtgtcagctgatttttttaGGACATCTATCTGACGATGATGACAGCACCATTCAAGGATCAGCAATGACAAAAGCCAGTATTCTTTAACAAGACAAGAAGATAACAGCAAAGAAAATAGCTTTGCAGATAGCTGCAAGGTTGGTGAATTTGGTGCCATATTTTCATTATAAAGTCACTTATACTCACTTTTCCCTGTTTCCACAAAGATTTATGCAAATTTGAAAGAGTATTGGggttttttctctcctctttaatttttttgctcCAAGGTTATCTATTAGAAACACTCTaactccaaaacacaaaagGCCTTTGTACTGCAAGATGGGGAACACACTGTACATAACCAGTAGGAGCCACGTAAGTGATACGGACACTCATTGTAAACATAGAATAGACTGAAACTGTTGTGCATAAGGTATTgccaaaaaaattgttttaaagagtttaataCTCTTTCAAATGTGTTTAACTGCGATAAGTTTGTCTTTCAAGTAAACTCTCCCTGAACTACGTTACTAGGCAACGTTCCTCGGCGTCCCGCAGTTTGCAAGGGATTCTGGGAAACGGAGGCCTGGTGGTTGGGTTGAACGACCGCCCTTTTTTGGAGCAACGAGGCTAGAACAGCGTCGTAGGAAATATTATCGCAAAGCAACTTTGTGAAGTAGTGTAACTAAACTTGAGGTATGTATACCGGTGGTTTTTAACGTGTACTCCGACGTACAGCGGTTATAATCATGTAATATGTCtgggaaatgtgtgttttaatgcGCCGTTTGATGACGTAATGTTGATGGTCAAACGCGAAATGGCGAGCGTGCTAAGAGGCCCGTTAGCAGTAGCACCATGGGCTTTTGCGAGTTTTATTTCCCCAGTATTTCAGTATGGAAAGGGTTGCACCGACTTTACTTTACGGGTAGGTTGATTGTTAGTTGCACCCTCTCACCGggtgtgtgaaaaaaatgtttactgcTCCTCTTGTTAGCGGGCGGATTTTGTGGTTGCTAGTTTAGCAAACACGGAACTGCTAGCAAAGCTATCAAGCTATCTTAACGAGCACCATGTGTTGGGGCTTTCAACTGTAGTGTTATAAGGATACAATCAAAGCTTTATGGTTTTAATATACATTCGGCTGTTGTAATTACTTTGTGTACTTAATTTTTAGGCGTGCGTTTGTGTCGTGTCATATTTAGTATCGCTAAAGGTTAAAGTCATCAGATGTTAGCAGTGTTGTTTTGAAAGCAAATTATAAGTATTACTCATAGTTCTTTGATTAAAACGTAATTGCTATTAAATTTAGTAATCTGCAGTAGAGAATGACgatgcattttaaatgtttccttttaatTTCTAAATTGTATTTATCTGACATTGCTTTTGTACTATAATAAGCCCCAATAACAACACAGCAATAGGCAATCGATATGCTATCCTAATAAGAATATGCCCACTTCCATGGTTTAATATCCCCCTATTTTGATTAGGTTAGTTAAGTCGAATATCAACCAATACTGATGTTTAGCTGCTACATTTGTGAATTCTCACTTTGCAACATTCTCACATTggtaaaaaatgtgaaagaaaataaaaacaaatttggttTACGGTTGTGTAGATGCAGTTTGTAGGTAGGACAAcaattgtttgtctttttcataCTCAGTCAGCTAGAATTGTATTGCTGTGGTTTCACAGTAGTTTTtcaatgacaacaacaacatataTGCTTATTTTAAGCCTCAGCAAAGTGACTGACTGTAGATGCAGTATTGTTATTGTGTAataaagtggggtttttttttcagctgcttttctcaGTACTTTCTTTTAACTGACCCTGTGCATAATCATGGGAAAATTGTAACCAAGagcagtatttttaaaaaacagtgaaatacaTGCACAATTATAGTCTTCAGGACGGTGTTTTCATTCTTCTCAGATGTTTAAAATTCTTGCACTTTTTTTCTATATTCTTGCAGAAACAGATCAGGTGAATAATGGAGACAGAGGTGGAGGTGAATGGAAGCAGCGAGTACCCTGCGCTTTACAAAGTCATGATGGAAAAACTTAATGAACAGCGACAGCTAGACCAGTTCACAGACATTACTCTTATTGTAGATGGTAAGTACAGCAAAGGCTATTTTcatattacttttatttgtttttatgcaactGAGCAAATCTGACGCTGAGTTGTGCACACTCTTCCCTATCAACTTTCTAGTTTAGAGTGCAAGTAATGTCCAGTTAAGATGATTTGTGAATAAAGAATGTAATTGACTTGAGCGTTTGACATGTGAGAGTGAATATTGTTTgctattttgttaatttttctatttacttttattgttattattgccgctacataaaaatattcatatcTACTATTGCAATTGGACTATAGCCAGCTTTGTAAATGTGTATCATATAGAAAGTCTTTTGCAAGGCAGAATTGGAAAAAGAGCATTTTCTTGCTGTGATTATCTGAAAGCATAATTCCAGGTACAGTagtctaaatatatatattttttttgtttgtttgtttattgcagGACACCAGTTCAGAGCCCATAAAGCAGTGTTGGCAGCATGCAGCCAGTTTTTCCACAAATTCTTCCAGGATTTTACTCAGGAACCTCTCGTGGAGATAGAAGGTATATTGTCTTTTAGTCAAGCCTCAGCTGGAAAGTTCAGTCATACGGAGAAGTGCAACtactgtggttgttgttgttgaagtgATAAATAATGCTCTCTAGTGGACAGACATGGTTACGGTACTGTTAGATAAAACATGCTTTAGTTATACTCTACATCTCTGTAATACAAGAACTTGGCTAATATTGACAACATTACCAccttatagaaaaaaaagtttgcaataGGTGGTAATTTGGCTGTTTAAGTTTGGCAGATTTCAGTATAGTTCTAGTCTATCTGTTGAGCAAGTCTTGTGTGATCACACAGTTTTTAAGGCTTAACTCACCTAATGTTGATGTTCTTTCTTCGGTCCTTATCTCATGTTCAGCTCCTAAtgaaaattagtaaaaaaaaaaaaaaacaaccttttcatAAGTAGTTAAAACCAGGCtataaaccataaaaacaacaccCAGATAAAAACTCTGTCTTTGCATTTGTTGTAAACTTTAAAAGCCATTGAAAACGagctttatttcacattttccaGGCGTGAGCAACACAGCCTTTCACCAGCTGATGGAGTTCACATACACAGCCACGCTAGCTATAGCAGGGGAGGATGAGGCGAATGATGTGTGGAAGGCTGCTGAATATCTACAAATGCAGGAAGCCCTCAAGGCACTCGACAATAAGTAAGTTTTAAGTGCAGTCATTTTTCTAATGTCACTGTTATGACTGAAATTATATGTTATGAATGTAGCAATTGTTAAAATGCTAGATGAGCTGGGGGAAATATGTCCCAGGACTCAGAGATATTACCTGTTTTATCGATCAATAATAGCTAATCTCTTgtagaataaatgaaaattcTTCCCTGGCGGCAAAGAGCAAATGGCAGAAGAGGAAAATTGCTGAGACATCTAATGTCATTACAGAAACCTTGCCAACGGTAGAAGGGGAACAGGTTAGTATATTTATGGTTGTCACACTAAAGTAAAATTCATCCTAAAGCACTGCTTTTGTGTGTTgattagtgtttgttttatgatgtgATTGCAATTCACCTTTAGTTATCCATATTCAGTATTCAACACTGGCTGTTTTTACTGCATTCAAGGTGGAGATTGATGTGATGGGTGAAGGGTCCATTGAGGTGGTGGAGTCTGGGCTGGAGGAGGTAGTCGAAGCAAAGACTGCTCAGGCAGAATCCGATGATTCCGCTTTGGCTCTTCTGGCTGACATAACTAGCAAATACCAGCAAGAAGAACCAACAATACAGGTGACTACAAAGTATGAAATATGTGGGATACATTAAACGATGTCGCTATAGTTCTTCTCGGTGGGAAAgtatgaactgtttttttttgtgtgtgtttgctttcagcAGGATGTCCTTTATCAGGAGGAAACTGTGACCGCTTCCAAGGTCCTGGAGAATGTTGAGTTTGTTGAGGTCCAGATTTCCCAAGTGGACAACACGTTTCGCTGCAACAAATGCGACCGCAACTTCAAACTATACTACCACCTCAAACAGCACCTAAAAACTCACTTGGGCACAATGGAGAAACCCCATGTGTGTAACCACTGTGGTAAGGCCTACAGACGGGAAAGCGCCCTGAAGCAGCACGTCAGCACGTTTCATTTTGACACAGAAGAACTGTCTCGAAACAGCCAAAAATCTCAGAAGAAAGTTCACGTCTGTGAATACTGTAAGAAGCACTTCGACCACTTTGGCCACTTCAAGGAGCATTTACGGAAACACACTGGTGAgaatctttaaaaagtaaaactattttCCTGTTTCTATTTGTACTATGActggcatatatatatatattttatttaattatgtttgcCAAGCAGAGCGGTGATCATATGTCTAGCATTAAGATGTTTGGCCCTTTGTCCTTTTTAGGTGAAAAGCCTTATGAGTGTCCAGACTGTCATGAGCGATTTGCAAGAAACAGCACGTTGAAGTGCCATATGGTAGCATGTCAGAATGGAGCTGGAGCCAAGAAAGGACGCAAAAAGCTTTACGAATGCCAGGTACGGTTTGTTCAGACCACcacatatgttgtttttaatagtaagaaatttttttttttcttaatgtttaaacatttattaatttattcagaaGGAAGTAGTAAACATCGACTTGAAGAATAAAGAGCAACGAAAGAATTTGAGATCCTTCTAGTCGctgtcatttagttttttattgccTGTGTGATTTAGTAAATAATGTCCAATGTTCTGCATAGATCAACATTtgcagtgttttaaacaaaattttatgCAGTGTTTCAAAttgcctttttaaatgttgtatgTTTTGCAGTCACCAGTTGATGTTtatacatttgtttatttgaatttatagTTCAAGTCAGAAATGTGaagagtatttaaaaaaaacatactgctaagtttttttttttaacttagtaAAACACTGGTTTGCAGCTAATTTCTGATTATTCATTCTACTCTGTTGTCCTCTAAAGGCCTTCAGATTAAACCCCAGAAAGTTAACATCTAAATAAGAtaatcatttctttctttttgtttcaaagtaacATATTGGTGTGCCCTTTGGTGACAAATTACCTCAGGTTTTTGAGGTGTTAAACTGTCTCTAGAATAAGAAAGCTGAGGAATGATGTCAGGATTCTTTCACAAACAGCCTGCTGCCTTGGATGTtaaagctttaagcaaagattttacGCAGTtttttagtgctcagagtatgtgttggggatgattcttaCTTTCTatcgcaccaaattttagcttaatatctgtaaaattaactgagatATTTGCATTTTCGTTTGTTAAGGATAAGTAGTGGTGGCAAAtgtgaatcaggttgactccaaaagttaatcagttgtagatgtcatccattgatttctttctgagagtttcaataataataatgtctaTCCTCTAGCTTTTACAATAATTTGcaaacagatgaacaaaaacacatgggCAATTCTACATTCTTTTGAGTTTTACATGCAGCACTTGGTTTGCCTGAACGTcacaaataattactttgtgtGATTATGTTTTCTCGTCCAACCTTCTCTACTAGGTCTGCAGCAGCGTGTTCAACAGCTGGGAGCAGTTCAAAGAGCATCTCATGTGCCACACCGGAGACAAGCCCAACCACTGCACCATATGTGACGTGTGGTTCACACACCCCAAAGAGCTAAAGGTCCACCTCAAAGACATACATTCCATCGAGGCTAAGCCAGCTGAGGAAATGGTCGTCACGGACTCCGCTGCGGCCGCCATAGCCGCGCAGAGCATAGAGGGAGCCGAAACGGTTCTGTTGGACGACGGCATTCAGGTCGAACACGTCACAGTGGAGCCCGTGAGTGTGGTGGAAATGGGGGACACTGCGACTGTCATGGTGGAGGAAGGAGGAGTCGAAGGGATGTGCGAGGAAGACGTGGAGAGGTTAAAACAGGCTGGGCTGCACATCCAGGTGGTGCACGTGACCACGACTGAGGTCGACGGGCAGCAGGTGGTGAACTCTCAGGTGGAAGTAGAGATGGACAGTGAGATGGTGAACCTCGAGGAAGCAGAACAAGCAGTGGTTGTATGAGAACGTAGAGAAGCACTGACTTAAAGTATCTGCGGAACATCCTTCCAGTATCGAGCAGCTGAATGATCCCACTGGAgacgttttatttttctaaaggaGCCCTGCATGTGGAGATTCTCATCTCAGTATGTGCAGCTGTCACGCTGAATGTCTAGATTCACTCTTCCCTCTTTCACAAATGTAACATTTCTTTCTAATGTCGTATTTATTTAAACGTTGTTTACGTCTTCATTGTTTTAGTAATCCATTCTCATGTGCTTTACGCCCATATATTATTGCTTATTTAGTTCTGTGAACTCGGATCACTTGCCATGACAATTTATTGGGGAATAAAATGTAGCAGCAGCTCGTTGCAAATCTGCTGTATGCTGCTGATGTTTCTCACTTTGCAAATTCCTTTTCTTTGAAGTTATTTTCATACTGTCTTTGAGGTTCTAGTAGGAGAATTACaactatgaaataaaaaaatggttttcagAACAAACTAGTTTGTATCTGTAACATTAGGCTTATACAGTAAGCCTTGTATCTGGTAAGAAACCATTTCAGTCAAGacataataaatgaaaacttgaCTGACTTTTTCAGTTTACAATACATACAAACATACAGCacagtgcaaaagttttaaaacctcCTAATTTAATTGCATTTTGCTTCAAGGAGTCAGACTTGTACATTTTTGAAGTGTTCTTGGCAGCATATTGTTCAGTATGTAAATTGACAAGTggaaaagagaacaaaataaagttttagacCTATGAAACTACAGTAGATGAACaggaaatagaaataaaaatatcaaataaagacctgacacaggacctCAGAGATGAATAAATCTTTAGTTGATCATGGTGGTCATGTCTGCTCTTTAGGAATCGAATTGATTGCTAAAATGCTTGCTTATGTCGTACGCATCACACTGGTTTTGATATATTTCATggatttaactaaagaaatgggaGCAAATTAGTCCGCAGCTTTTAACAAACTACTTTTTGCAGACAATGCTGGTTCATCCTTTGAGTTTAAGAGACTTTATGCTTGAATGATTCATAAATACCAGTTGAGTTTATCAAACAAACTTACTTTACTCTCAAAATGGTCAAATAAAATGACTGGGCCGataataaaataagcaaatggGGAATCCACTGTCCAAAGAGATACTTAATTATTATAGTTACAGATCAAAACTATTTTCAAGCTTTACAAGAAAGCTtgccaccttaaaacaaaaatacgaTTGAAGATTTTTTGAGTTTAACAGCATTAAAACAGAACTGAATTTGTCTAAATCTGTCCATAATTTTGATCAGAATTACCACATCTTACCCTGAAGATGCTCTGTGTTTTGCTGAATGTGTTCATGTTAAAATCCATGTTAGGATTAATGGAACTCCATCTATAAGTATGCGATAAAACAGCAACCCTTTCGTGTCAGCCTGTTATAAAGTTGTAATGAGTTAGCGACGCGCCTGCTCCCCTGACCCCGGGGTGAACCCCCTGCTGCACAGAGGGGACCACAGCTTCCATTACCTGCTACGTCCCGACGCTTCTTCGCAGCGTTGGACAGCTCCTGTGGTTACACAGCTGAATGGATCCTAATCCTGTCTCCTCATTGGCTGCCTGACGCGCAGCAACCTCCTCGCGCCGCTTTTGATTGGTTGACTCGCCTGCTCgtcaaaacaagaagaaaaaggaaaaagagttCTGTAGCTTGACAACGGTCTGAGCCGGGGAGCAACTGCAGCAGCAAAGAGCCCAATGTCACCGAGCATCAGAGGGGGATGGATTTGGCAGCGAGGTCGGTAAACACAGTCGCTACAACCCC is a genomic window containing:
- the LOC108233734 gene encoding selenoprotein Pa isoform X2 encodes the protein MWARLGLLLTLCLLHGGGAESEGGGPRCQLPPAWAIEAVEPMKGSMGRVTVVALLQASULFCLVQASRMDGLRQKIESQGLKDVVYMVVNDQGGEAERLHPLLAQRLSENILLHKQSEQQPRVWQTLNGKKDDFLIYDRCGRLTHHISLPYSIIGHGHIERAIKDTYCNRICGDCSHENAEPAEECTNAAVQPNADAIPPVGDNTEHGHGRHHGQGHQRHHGHGHHGHGHHPRGFGQGHDHNHGTHHGNHDGVAHGSDQGQSQHQLDVDDMQQVVLTQQMLQEAGGAPVSPUESEKGRUKSKYSUQRTEGSENEAAPKASUCUHURKLFGEAGSEQPLGLUHCDEALPAS
- the znf131 gene encoding zinc finger protein 131 isoform X2 encodes the protein METEVEVNGSSEYPALYKVMMEKLNEQRQLDQFTDITLIVDGHQFRAHKAVLAACSQFFHKFFQDFTQEPLVEIEGVSNTAFHQLMEFTYTATLAIAGEDEANDVWKAAEYLQMQEALKALDNKINENSSLAAKSKWQKRKIAETSNVITETLPTVEGEQVEIDVMGEGSIEVVESGLEEVVEAKTAQAESDDSALALLADITSKYQQEEPTIQDVLYQEETVTASKVLENVEFVEVQISQVDNTFRCNKCDRNFKLYYHLKQHLKTHLGTMEKPHVCNHCGKAYRRESALKQHVSTFHFDTEELSRNSQKSQKKVHVCEYCKKHFDHFGHFKEHLRKHTGEKPYECPDCHERFARNSTLKCHMVACQNGAGAKKGRKKLYECQVCSSVFNSWEQFKEHLMCHTGDKPNHCTICDVWFTHPKELKVHLKDIHSIEAKPAEEMVVTDSAAAAIAAQSIEGAETVLLDDGIQVEHVTVEPVSVVEMGDTATVMVEEGGVEGMCEEDVERLKQAGLHIQVVHVTTTEVDGQQVVNSQVEVEMDSEMVNLEEAEQAVVV
- the LOC108233734 gene encoding selenoprotein Pa isoform X1, with translation MWARLGLLLTLCLLHGGGAESEGGGPRCQLPPAWAIEAVEPMKGSMGRVTVVALLQASULFCLVQASRMDGLRQKIESQGLKDVVYMVVNDQGGEAERLHPLLAQRLSENILLHKQSEQQPRVWQTLNGKKDDFLIYDRCGRLTHHISLPYSIIGHGHIERAIKDTYCNRICGDCSHENAEPAEECTNAAVQPNADAIPPVGDNTEHGHGRHHGQGHQRHHGHGHHGHGHHPRGFGQGHDHNHGTHHGNHDGVAHGSDQGQSQHQLDVDDMQQVVLTQQMLQEAGGAPVSPUESEKGRUKSKYSUQRTEGSENEAAPKASUCUHURKLFGEAGSEQPLGLUHCDEALPASUQUHDLSEAASNVKETUQURSPPAAUPQPQSAQ
- the znf131 gene encoding zinc finger protein 131 isoform X1, whose product is METEVEVNGSSEYPALYKVMMEKLNEQRQLDQFTDITLIVDGHQFRAHKAVLAACSQFFHKFFQDFTQEPLVEIEGVSNTAFHQLMEFTYTATLAIAGEDEANDVWKAAEYLQMQEALKALDNKINENSSLAAKSKWQKRKIAETSNVITETLPTVEGEQVEIDVMGEGSIEVVESGLEEVVEAKTAQAESDDSALALLADITSKYQQEEPTIQQDVLYQEETVTASKVLENVEFVEVQISQVDNTFRCNKCDRNFKLYYHLKQHLKTHLGTMEKPHVCNHCGKAYRRESALKQHVSTFHFDTEELSRNSQKSQKKVHVCEYCKKHFDHFGHFKEHLRKHTGEKPYECPDCHERFARNSTLKCHMVACQNGAGAKKGRKKLYECQVCSSVFNSWEQFKEHLMCHTGDKPNHCTICDVWFTHPKELKVHLKDIHSIEAKPAEEMVVTDSAAAAIAAQSIEGAETVLLDDGIQVEHVTVEPVSVVEMGDTATVMVEEGGVEGMCEEDVERLKQAGLHIQVVHVTTTEVDGQQVVNSQVEVEMDSEMVNLEEAEQAVVV